CCCGGCTCTCCGGGATAAACACCGCCCGTGCAGTTACGCTATCGGCCATAGCGGCCAACATCGGTTCCGCACTGACGCCGATCGGCAACCCTCAGAACATCATAATCTGGAATGCCTACGGACTTTCCTTCGTGGGGTTCGTGACCTCAATGCTCCCCTTCGTCCTCCTCTGGCTCGTTATCCTCCTGCTCTTTACCCGAACCATACAGAGAAAACGGCTTTCCGCGGGGGGACTGCCTCCTCTGGCCATCAGAAAGAGACTCCTCATTTCCTCGGCCTTTCTGCTGGTGGTTGACGTCGCATTGGCGGAAACCGGGAATTCGCTCTGGACGCTCCCCCTGACGCTGGCCGTTCTTCTCGCCCTCGGGAGGGAGGCTCTGCTCGGCTTTGACTGGGCGCTGATTCTGACCTTCGCCTTCATTTTTGCTGACTTCGGAGAGGTCGCACGTTTGATCTCTGGGTACTCAGTCCCCTCGGAGGGATTGGCGCTGTTCCTCGCCTCTGCCGGCTTGAGCCAGCTCATCAGCAATGTTCCAGCGACTGTGGTTTTCCTCGGCTCAAAACCGGAGTGGCTTCCCCTTGCACTCGGTGTGAACCTCGGGGGCACCGGGATAATAACCGGCTCCCTCGCGAACCTCATAGCCCTCCGCATCTCGGGGATTGGTATAAGGGACTTTCACAGGTATTCGATTCCGTATTTTCTGGCCGCATTGGGGATTTCGGTTTTGGTACTCCTGCTCTGATTTTTCGGCCGGTTTCGAAATGGCAAAGTTTATAAAACATTTGCACAACTGCTCAAATGTAGAGGTGTGGAAAAATGACTGAAGTGTGTAAGGTGTACGAGGAACACCTGGATAAAATCCTGGAGGCCCAGGCAAAGCTACCGGAGGATGAGGCCGTGTTGGAAGTAGCGGACTTTTTCGATGCCCTCGGGAATCCCACGAGACTTAAGATCCTGCTCGCGCTAATGGAAGCCGGAGAGCTCTGCACCTGCGACCTTTCGGCGATAACCAAGCTCTCCGTCTCGGCAATATCGCACCAGCTCAGGATTCTCAAGGACAGGAAGATCGTAACTTACCGCAAGGACGGCAAGAACGTGTTCTACCGTCTCGACGACGAGCACATCAGGGAGATTCTGAGGATAGCGCTTGATCACCTTTCGGAGGTGAAGTAATGCCGACCAAACTCAAGCTTGAAGGACTCGACTGCGCAAGCTGTGCATACGAGATAGAGGAGGCCCTGAAGAAAGAGGGCTTTGAGTTTGCGCTGGTCAACTTTGCCACCAAGGAGGCCATCGTAGAGGGTGACGTTGAGAAGGCCAAGGAGATCATCAAGAAGGTCGAGCCGGACGTTGAGGTCATAGAGGCTGACGAGCACGGTCATGAGCACGACCACAGACACGGCCATGACCACGGAGGGGGGAACTTCAGAAAAACAGTGTACCAGATCGGGGGTTCCCTGGCCCTGTTTGCAATAGGAATAGTAATGCGCTACTACTATGGCATAGACGACGCTTTTGTCTTCGGCATCTTCCTTGCCAGCTACCTCATATCCGGCTGGAGGGTTTTAAGGAGCGCCGTCGTCAACTCCATCCACGGCAACGTCTTTGACGAGAACTTCCTCATCGCGATAGCCACCATAGGCGCCTTCCTAATCAGGGAGTACCCGGAAGGAGTGGCTGTAATGCTCTTCTACGTCGTGGGAGAGTTCTTCCAGGACCTGGCCGTGGACAGGTCAAGGCGCTCCATAAGGGCACTGCTTGCTCTCAAGGCAGAGTATGCGAACCTGCTTAGAGGCGGGGAAATCATCAAAGTAAAGCCAGAGGAGCTGAAGGTCGGGGACGTTATCATCATCAAGCCCGGTGAGAGGGTCCCCGTCGACGGAGTCGTGATCGAGGGTGAATCAACCGTCGACACCTCCGCTTTAACGGGGGAGAGCGTTCCCAGGACAGTGAAGGAAGGTGAGGAAATCCTATCGGGTATGGTCAACCTATCGGGCGTCCTCAAAGTTCAGGTGACCAAGGAGCTCAGTGAGTCCACGATATCAAGGATTCTGGAGCTCGTCGAGAACGCAAGTGCGAGAAAAGCCAAGACCGAGAAGTTCATAACGCGCTTTGCCCACTACTATACGCCAGCCGTCGTCGGCATAGCGGGGCTCATAGCCATAGTTCCGCCGCTTATCACCGGAGACCCATTCACCCCGTGGATCTACAGGGCGCTGGTGGTGCTTGTCATCTCGTGCCCGTGTGCGCTTGTCCTGTCCATCCCGCTCGGCTACTTTGGAGGGATAGGTAGATCCGCCAGAGAGGGCATACTCGTCAAGGGCTCCAACTACCTCGATGCCCTTAAGGAGGCAACGGTGGTGGCCTTTGACAAGACCGGAACGCTGACCAAGGGGGTCTTCAAGGTCACCAAAGTGGAAACGAGGAACGGCTTCAGCGAGGAAGAAATCATCAGGTTCGCGGCCTTAGCAGAGGCCCACTCGAACCACCCGATTGCCAAGGCGATACGTGAAGCTTACGGTGAGGAAATCAACGAGGCGGAGATAGTCGAGTACGAGGAAATAGCCGGCCACGGTGTCAGGGCGAAGATAGACGGTGTCGAGGTCATGGTAGGAAACGACAGGCTCCTCCACAGGTTCAATGTCGAGCACGACACGTGCAGGGTTAAGGGGACGGTTGCCCACGTCGTCATCAACGGGAAGTACGCCGGCTACATAATAATCTCGGACGAGATAAAGGATGACGCCCCGCTCGCTGTGAAGGAGCTGAAGCGCCTCGGGATCAAGAAGGTCGTCATGGTCACTGGGGACAACAGAGAGGTTGCCGAGGAGATAGCGAGGCAGATAGGTCTCGACGGCTTCTATGCTGAACTGTTGCCGGAGGACAAGGTAAAGGTAATAGAGGAGCTTGAGAAAGAAGCGAGGGGGAAGGTCGTCTTCGTCGGCGACGGCATAAATGACGCCCCAGTCTTGGCCAGGGCGGACGTTGGCGTTGCGATGGGTGCTTTGGGCAGCGATGCGGCAATAGAGACTGCAGATGTCGTTATAATGGACGACAAGCCGTCCAAGCTGCCGAGGGGCATCAGGATAGCCAGGAAGACGCAGAGGATAGTGTGGCAGAACATAATCTTTGCCCTAGCGGTTAAACTGTCCTTCATAGGCCTCGGAATCCTCGGAGAGGCGACGATGTGGGAGGCGGTCTTCGCGGACGTCGGCGTCGCCCTCATAGCGGTCTTCAACGCGATGAGGATTCTGAGGTGATCTTACATTATTTTTATTTAGCATATCCTGGTAGAGTACCCCACTGGCCATGAATTAGGCTCGTCTAAAAAATAACGGGAGGGTGAATGAGTTGAGGTTCCACTTATTAATTGGGAAGGGTGGTAAGAAGGGCCAAAAAGAAACCTCTGGATCGTCGTGCTCATGTCACGGGGACGTTAGGGAGGACATCAGCCGGCTTCCGACTATTGCCTTGGTTGGCAACCCTAACGTGGGAAAGAGCGTCTTATTCAATGCACTGACGGGCAAGTACGTAACGGTCTCAAATTACCCTGGAACTACCGTCGATATATCCACTGGGCGGACGACCATAGAGGGAAAGGAGTTCGGTGTGATAGACACTCCTGGGATGTATTCCCTTCTGCTGCCAATAACTGAAGAGGAAGAGATTTCAAGAAAAATACTGCTGGAGGCGCGGCCAGACATAGTGGTTCACGTTGTTGATGCCAAGAACCTTGAGAGGATGCTTCCGCTTACACTCCAGCTGATGGAGGCCGAGCTGAACGTTATCCTGGTGCTCAACCTGATGGACGAGGCAAAGAGGTACGGGGTCTCAATAGATATCGAGAAACTCTCAAGGATACTTGGAATACCGGTAATAGGCACGGTGGCAGTGGAGGGGAAAAACATTGACAAACTCAAAAAAGCGATAGTTAATTACCAGAAAGCTGGGCCGAGGATCACCATTCTTCAGGATGATGACATTGAAGCTGGAATATCGGAGATTATGGCAATCTATGGGTGCAGCAGGGCGGAGGCTATACTCGCACTAATATCTCCCAACAAGTTTGCAAAAATGCCAGTGGCCATGGATGTTGCCGGAAGGCTGTCGTCAAAATATAAAACCCCCATCGAGTACAGGATAGTCTCAAGGTACTACAAAACGGCGGAGGAAATAGCGAGGGGTGTTATCAAAAAAGAGGAAGTCAAAGGAGCTACTTTTGGTGAGAAGCTCAGCGCCCTTACAATGAATCCCATAACTGGCCTCCCAGTATTCTTGGTAGTGCTTTATGGGTTTTATCTCTTCGTTGGGGTCTTTGGTGCCCAGATGCTGGTGGACTTTATCGAAGGAACGATCTTTGAGCAGCATATAAATCCATATGTGAATAGCCTCTTTGAGGCACTGATACCCTGGCTGGTTATCCAGGACCTCTTCGTTCACGAATACGGGATAATCACCCTTGGAATAAGGTATGCAGTTGCGATCATCCTCCCAATAGTTGGAACGTTCTTCCTGGCCTTTTCGATACTCGAAGACAGCGGCTACCTTCCCAGACTGGCAATGCTCGTGGACAGGGTATTCAAGAAGATAGGTCTAAATGGAAGGGCAGTGATCCCGATAGTACTTGGATTTGGCTGTGATACAATGGCGACAATTGTAACGAGAACCCTCGAAACACGCAGAGAGAGGACAATAGCAACGTTCCTTCTGGCCCTGGCCATCCCGTGCTCCGCCCAGCTCGGGGTTATCTTGGCCCTGCTGTCTGGCAATCCAAGGGCGCTTGCACTCTGGATACTTGTTGACGCAATGATCCTGCTACTGATCGGCTGGCTGGCGGCAAAAATAATGCCTGGGGAAAAGCCGCAGTTCTTCATAGAAATTCCTCCTCTGAGGGTTCCCAAGCTATCAAACGTACTCGTAAAGACATGGGCGCGCATGGAATGGTATTTCAAAGAAGTTCTGCCCATATTTGTACTGGCCAGCGTGATGATATGGCTCGGGAGGATCACTGGACTGTTCGACGCCGTGGTAAACCTGATAAGTTATCCGGTGACGTGGATAGGTCTGCCAAAGGAGACCTCTGTCGCGTTCCTCTTTGGATTCTTCAGGAGGGACTACGGTGCGGCCGGACTCTACGACCTGGCTGATGCCGGTGTGCTCTCGGGGGTACCCTTACTTGTCTCTGCAGTGGTTCTGACGCTCTTTGTCCCGTGCATTGCACAGTTTTCCGTCATGTGGAAGGAGAGGGGGCCGAAGATGGCGCTGTCTGTACTGGTCTTCAACGTAACATTTGCCTTCACCGTCGGGGCAGTGCTGGCGGCAATATTGAACGCACTGGGGGTGATCCTGTGAAGTGCCCCCTCTGCGGTTTTGAATTTAACGAGAACGACGCATCCAAGGCCTGTAGGGGATGCCCCCTTGCCAAGGCATGTAGTCTGGTTAAGTGTCCGAACTGTGGGTATGAGTTTCCTTCCGAACCGAGAACCCTCAATGCCATGAAAAATATGTGGGGGTGGATTTATGAGAGGATCAGGGTTAAAGAATAGCATCCCATTAACGCGGGCAAGAGCAAAGATGCTGGAAATAGTACACGTTGCCCAGGAGGACATAAGAACACTGCAAAAGCTGATGGCAGTGGGAATTCTCCCCGGAAGAAAAGTTGAGGTTGTCCACAGGTATCCCTCCTATGTAGTGAGGGTCGGCAATACAACCGTTGCCCTCGGAGAGGAAATAGCCGAAAAGATATATGTGAACGAGCAGTTTTAGCCAAACTCTTTAAATTTTTAAATCTCAATGGTATAAGGATATCCCATAAATAAAAATTGCAATAAGAGGGTTAAAAATTAAAAGACGCCGGTGGTCAGGCTTCTTTCTGACGGTCTTCCAGAGGTTGTCCCTTGGGGTTATCTTTTCCGCCGGATTCTCCCCCCATAAAGGGGAACATCGGGCCGCATCCGTGGTACCATCTCCAAAATGTCCTCCTCCAAGCCATCTCCATCATTTCCCTCATCTTCTCCATCATTCCCTCGTATTCCTGCTCCGCTGGATAGTATTCAGGGCCCATGCATCCGGCCATCCAGGGCATTGGAACATCTTCCATACCGCGGTAGTTCTGTGCCTCCATCTTGGTGTGCCAAAATCTCCTTATCCTCCATCTGCACCCCATCATTTACACCACCTCCAATTGTCTTCAAACCATAATATTATAGTTTTATTTATAAATTTTTTGGTAATATTGGCATTGAACGTCCCAGTATCCGGTAAAATTATAAAGGTATAGGTGTAGCATATTTGGGTGAACAGGATGGGACGATGGATGCGGTGCATGGGGAGAGACCCTGAGAACCTGATGACGTTTGTAATGTCATTAAGGCCACTGTTAACTGAGCCGAAAAAGAGCATAATAAGAAGCCTCGCAGAGGGAGAGAAGGGAACGAACGAGATACATTCAGAACTCCGAGCCAGGGGGCTTAACATGCCCCGCTCGACTCTATACTACCATCTGTCCTCCCTTCAGGATGCTGGGATAATTGAGATGGCAGGATATAGGGAGAAAGGTGGGGGGGCACCCGAAAAGGTGTGGAGGCTTAAAGTGAGGAAGATATGTATAGACATCGTCACGGGAGAGGTTTCCAGGGAGTAACCTTCGGCCAGGTCTTGTCTCTTCTCACTTATTGGAATCTCGGCCATTTAACTCCTGTCAGGGAGTGGATCGGAGCATTGGTCATTCTACCCTCTAGGCTCCTTGGCTGCTTGGAGGTGGTCTTTAGGAATCCCTCAGATGCTCTCAAAGTTCACGGTTGCTAACGTCAACATTCCAATAGCCATCCTCATCCGGGCAATGATATGTCCCATGATGGTCAAGGTTGATTTCTCAGCAATAAAAAGGGTTCACCGGGGGCAGATGCTCAAGGGTCTCATTGTTACCTGGACGACCAACTGGTTGATAAAGTCCTTCACGATGTTCCTGATAAGTTCCTTCTTTCTCGTGTCGCTGTTTTCAGCGAAGCTCGGGTTGATAGAGCCCTCCCTTGCCAAGGAGTACGTGGCAGGAGCAATTCTCCTCGGAGCGGCACCATGTACGGCAATGGTGTTTGTATGGAGCTACCTCGCCGACGGGGATTCGCTCTACACACTCGTGCAGGTAGCCACGAACGATATGATAATCCTCTTCGCCTTCGCCCAGATAGTGGGCTTTCTCATGGGACTGAATCGTGTGCCGGTTCCCTATGATACTCTCCTCCTATCAGTGGTGCTCTTCGTCGTGATACCTTTGACAGCGGGTTACATCTCAAGGAGGCATATTCTTAGAACAAAAGGCTCTGAGTAGTTTGAGCGAAATTTCCTTCCAAAACTCAGCACGGTCTCTATAACGGGACTTTTGCTGACGCTGGCGCTCCTCTTCTCCTTCCAGGGCAGCATAATCCTTGAGAATCCCCTCCACATAGCCCTCATAGCAATACCGCTGACGATACAGACCTACCTGATATTTGCAATAGCCTACGGCTGGTCGTGGCTCTGGAAGCTTCCCCACAAGGTAGTGGCTCCTGCTTCGTTCATCGGTGCGAGCAACTTCTTTGAGCTGGCGGTGGCTTTCGCCATTGCCCTCTTCGGTCTCGAAAGCGGTGCCGCACTCGCCACGGTCGTGAGGGTTCTCGAAGAGGTGCCCATAATGCTCAGCCTCGTATGGATTGCCAACAGGACAAGGCACCTCTTTACCGCCAAATTTGAAGCCGAAGGAATAACCCCCGCAGGGGAATGAGTCTTCCCCTACAATTTTTAATTTGAAAATAGTGGAATGGCTTCTTGCTGAGTTCTTCACGCAGACGAAAAGGATAAACTTTCTATCCACTTCCAGCCACCTGAGGAGATGTACTCCAAGAATTTATAAATGTCTCCCCCATGAAAGCGATATTGTATGTAAAGGCTCATATTCGCCCGATGTATGGGGGCTGACACATGATATCTTATTAAGCCAGAGTGAGCTGTTTTTACCCCATTATTATCTATTTATCTTGTCAAGTTTTTATCATGTTTTTGTGCAAAATGTTTTTATACTATTATGTGCATATTAAATTTTGTAATGTTTACAGTGAGCTACTCTGAAGTGGCCTTTGACGTTGTTGAGCATGTTGATTTCTACTGTAAAAGAAATTTGGGGGTTCTGTATGTATAAAAAAGCAACTTTGGGAGTTGCGATTTTTCTTTTTTATTGCCCCTTGTTATACCACAAACTTATGCCACCGAAGCCCTCTGTGGTCCCAACCCGGTTCTTGCCCCCACCGAATACTGCACATTCCACCCGTTCATCAAAGCCGGGAAAGACGATGCAATAATAATGCTCTCCTGGGATGCACTTGGCCCGGGAATGCAGGGGGTGCCCACCCCAAGCATGGTCGGGGAGTACTACTTCTAACTTCAAGGACGGGAAGCTCTACTACCTCGGAAACACCACTGGGCAGAGGAGCTTTTTTATACGTTCCACGAAGGCCTCTGGTATCTGAGCGACGGGAGGGCCGTAGACCCAGAAGGGCCGTGCATATTGAAGAACACCACCCCTCCCGAGGAAATTAGAAAAAAGCTGTGCCCCTGCGGCAACGTCTCGATAGAGTCCCCCTCGTACCCGGTTAATATAAACGGTTCAAGCCTCTACATCTCGAATGGGGCAGTGTCATACACGATTGAGGTTCCCGACGATGTGGTAGTCACTGCCTCCAGCAATGTGACCCTGCGGGCGGTCTTTTTAAGGAAAGGCGTTCTGATATACACCAAACCCAAGAATCCCTTCGTCCCCTTTGAGTGGGGGAACCTCACGGTGCTCTACTACGACGGGGGCTCCCTCCGGAGGCTAAATTTCACGGAGGCCCTGAGGAGAGAACTGCCGGCCTGTCCCCCCATCGGGCGGATACAGAGGAAGTCTTTGGAGTTCTACGGGGTGCCCCTTGTGGGGATAGTTTTGGTGCTCGTGATGGTGTACTGGAAAACAAAAAGGAGTGGAAGGAGATAACTCATTTACTTATCAGCAGTTCCTCCATTTATAGATGTTGGACACACGTTCCCAAAACATGGGGGTGTAGGATCACTTCCATCGTCTATGGTTGTGAAATACATGGCTAGCTCAACGTTGTTATTTGCGAGTTCAATGTCCCTTTTTAGTATGGTTGCATAGTACAGCTGGTTTGGAGGGGCGTTCATAACCCTGACCCCATAGGTTACTACGGATTGAGACGTTTTTGAATAGCTGAAGGATATAGAAAGTGCACCGACACCGGGTAGCTTACTCCACAGCCAGCTGGCGGCAGAACCGCCTAAGGGAACGGAATAAAATTTGTAGTTAGAACTACTCTGGAACTCGAAAACTATGTTATCGTATGTCCCGTAACTGGTAGTTTTGAAAACTTTTACCTTTGACCCTGTGCTGGAGGTGGGGAAGTGTGTGCTTATGAGGTAGTCCGTGAGGAGTTTATCCCTGTTTAAATTCTGCTCTTTTGCTTCATGGAAGCCACTCATCATGACTTCAACTGGATATACTCCCGATATTGGAATACTAACATACTGCTTTTTCCATTTGTCGTATACAGGAATATTGTATATTACAACCACGTACTTCAGCGGAAGGTTGAGGTACCTATCAAGATAACCGTTTTCTGTTCGTACATCGGGTTCGGGTGCGTAGCTGACCTTTAGAGTTGAACCGGAGTACGAGGAACCAAAATCAATAACGGGAATCCCATCAACGCTGAAGCTCCACATAGCCCGTGTTGAAGTGGTCAGTTGTATTCCCCACGATGCTCCAATCCTGCCGATCTCCTTGCTGCCCTCCGTTCGAACTTTAAGTCCCATAAACGGGACCCACTCAACGAAGGTTCGAGACTCTGAATAGTATGAATCCTTCAGATATTCCCAGTTTTCAATGATGCAATATCTGGCGTTCAGTTCTTCGTATCCCCACGGACAGGAAGATGTTCCCAGCAACGAGCGGATCCTGTACTTTATCCTCGAAGTTAGAGGAAGATTGAGAACAGGTTGCTTTGAGGGTTGGGCAACGTCTTCAATTGGAAACATCCCATCGAGAACAAGTTTCCTGCCCGGGACGATGCTCTTGATGCCAATTTTACCATCCTTTGTGAAGTACACGATTATTGGAGTTGGAGTGGAGTGTAAGTTCTGGATTTTCGAATTCTCCCATCTCCTGCTCTCACTCCTAAATGTGAGAACTCCCCCAACGTGTCCCTGTTTCAAAAGCTTAACATCACCGTCCGTGGAGGGCTGGAATATAAACGCTTTGGCGCTCCCTTGAATGTATACTCTCTCAACACTCAGAAACTCAGAAGCGGCGGTTCCAAGGGTTGCGGTTGCTATAATTGTCAATAACAATATTGCTACAACTTTTGCCTTCACACCGTCACCCCCTGGAAATTCGTCATTTTAGATGAACCTTTTATTATATATAAAAATTACTGTCTTAGAAAGTTAATATGCTGCCACATTTAGTCCAAAATGCCTTGTTGTAATGCTCTAGACTATTGTGTTCATTGACTATTCGCTGTCGGTGGGTGCCTTTGCCATCCTGTAGAACTCGTAAGTCTTCCCCTCAAGCTCGATGGAATGTTTCCTCTCAACGGAGTAGCCGAGCCTTCTGTAAAAAGCAATTGCCTCTTCGTTTCCCTGCTCGACATCGAGGACTATCCTCTCCGCGCCGCATTTCAAAGCCAGTCTCTCTGCCTCCAACATCAATGCCTTCCCAATTCCCTTTCCCCTGAAGTCTGGATAAACGGCTATATTGCTGACGTAGTAGTCTCCATTTTCCAGTCTCCCTGAGCCACGAGTTGCCCTTATGAACGCGGGGAGGCGCTTTAGGAAGTCATGGCCGAGGACTTTTAGCATCAGCCAGCCCGTTCTTTTCTCCTCCCTCTCTTTAGCCTTCCAGTCATAGCTCAACAGCATTCCGGCTACCTGATCGCCGTAAACCGCAAAAATGACGTGCTCGTGGCTGAAGAGGTTGGCTTTTT
This window of the Thermococcus thermotolerans genome carries:
- a CDS encoding FeoA family protein gives rise to the protein MLEIVHVAQEDIRTLQKLMAVGILPGRKVEVVHRYPSYVVRVGNTTVALGEEIAEKIYVNEQF
- a CDS encoding arsenic resistance protein, encoding MLSKFTVANVNIPIAILIRAMICPMMVKVDFSAIKRVHRGQMLKGLIVTWTTNWLIKSFTMFLISSFFLVSLFSAKLGLIEPSLAKEYVAGAILLGAAPCTAMVFVWSYLADGDSLYTLVQVATNDMIILFAFAQIVGFLMGLNRVPVPYDTLLLSVVLFVVIPLTAGYISRRHILRTKGSE
- the feoB gene encoding ferrous iron transport protein B, giving the protein MRFHLLIGKGGKKGQKETSGSSCSCHGDVREDISRLPTIALVGNPNVGKSVLFNALTGKYVTVSNYPGTTVDISTGRTTIEGKEFGVIDTPGMYSLLLPITEEEEISRKILLEARPDIVVHVVDAKNLERMLPLTLQLMEAELNVILVLNLMDEAKRYGVSIDIEKLSRILGIPVIGTVAVEGKNIDKLKKAIVNYQKAGPRITILQDDDIEAGISEIMAIYGCSRAEAILALISPNKFAKMPVAMDVAGRLSSKYKTPIEYRIVSRYYKTAEEIARGVIKKEEVKGATFGEKLSALTMNPITGLPVFLVVLYGFYLFVGVFGAQMLVDFIEGTIFEQHINPYVNSLFEALIPWLVIQDLFVHEYGIITLGIRYAVAIILPIVGTFFLAFSILEDSGYLPRLAMLVDRVFKKIGLNGRAVIPIVLGFGCDTMATIVTRTLETRRERTIATFLLALAIPCSAQLGVILALLSGNPRALALWILVDAMILLLIGWLAAKIMPGEKPQFFIEIPPLRVPKLSNVLVKTWARMEWYFKEVLPIFVLASVMIWLGRITGLFDAVVNLISYPVTWIGLPKETSVAFLFGFFRRDYGAAGLYDLADAGVLSGVPLLVSAVVLTLFVPCIAQFSVMWKERGPKMALSVLVFNVTFAFTVGAVLAAILNALGVIL
- a CDS encoding SLC13 family permease codes for the protein MERSSFQITPLQRRLGDTASERLKSFARREWFLTALIVLYLVLLINDRTLLIRTSSLVDWESLALITSLVLVSKGLELSGAFTRLSIRLISLSEGSERKLMLLLVLTIALSSAVIMNDTAMLVFIPLVVITARLSGINTARAVTLSAIAANIGSALTPIGNPQNIIIWNAYGLSFVGFVTSMLPFVLLWLVILLLFTRTIQRKRLSAGGLPPLAIRKRLLISSAFLLVVDVALAETGNSLWTLPLTLAVLLALGREALLGFDWALILTFAFIFADFGEVARLISGYSVPSEGLALFLASAGLSQLISNVPATVVFLGSKPEWLPLALGVNLGGTGIITGSLANLIALRISGIGIRDFHRYSIPYFLAALGISVLVLLL
- a CDS encoding helix-turn-helix domain-containing protein, whose protein sequence is MGRWMRCMGRDPENLMTFVMSLRPLLTEPKKSIIRSLAEGEKGTNEIHSELRARGLNMPRSTLYYHLSSLQDAGIIEMAGYREKGGGAPEKVWRLKVRKICIDIVTGEVSRE
- a CDS encoding GNAT family N-acetyltransferase, with the protein product MKISAPEYFPALLGPKFRKVFERLFIEKANLFSHEHVIFAVYGDQVAGMLLSYDWKAKEREEKRTGWLMLKVLGHDFLKRLPAFIRATRGSGRLENGDYYVSNIAVYPDFRGKGIGKALMLEAERLALKCGAERIVLDVEQGNEEAIAFYRRLGYSVERKHSIELEGKTYEFYRMAKAPTDSE
- a CDS encoding ArsR/SmtB family transcription factor — encoded protein: MTEVCKVYEEHLDKILEAQAKLPEDEAVLEVADFFDALGNPTRLKILLALMEAGELCTCDLSAITKLSVSAISHQLRILKDRKIVTYRKDGKNVFYRLDDEHIREILRIALDHLSEVK
- a CDS encoding heavy metal translocating P-type ATPase; amino-acid sequence: MPTKLKLEGLDCASCAYEIEEALKKEGFEFALVNFATKEAIVEGDVEKAKEIIKKVEPDVEVIEADEHGHEHDHRHGHDHGGGNFRKTVYQIGGSLALFAIGIVMRYYYGIDDAFVFGIFLASYLISGWRVLRSAVVNSIHGNVFDENFLIAIATIGAFLIREYPEGVAVMLFYVVGEFFQDLAVDRSRRSIRALLALKAEYANLLRGGEIIKVKPEELKVGDVIIIKPGERVPVDGVVIEGESTVDTSALTGESVPRTVKEGEEILSGMVNLSGVLKVQVTKELSESTISRILELVENASARKAKTEKFITRFAHYYTPAVVGIAGLIAIVPPLITGDPFTPWIYRALVVLVISCPCALVLSIPLGYFGGIGRSAREGILVKGSNYLDALKEATVVAFDKTGTLTKGVFKVTKVETRNGFSEEEIIRFAALAEAHSNHPIAKAIREAYGEEINEAEIVEYEEIAGHGVRAKIDGVEVMVGNDRLLHRFNVEHDTCRVKGTVAHVVINGKYAGYIIISDEIKDDAPLAVKELKRLGIKKVVMVTGDNREVAEEIARQIGLDGFYAELLPEDKVKVIEELEKEARGKVVFVGDGINDAPVLARADVGVAMGALGSDAAIETADVVIMDDKPSKLPRGIRIARKTQRIVWQNIIFALAVKLSFIGLGILGEATMWEAVFADVGVALIAVFNAMRILR